From a single Thermothielavioides terrestris NRRL 8126 chromosome 3, complete sequence genomic region:
- a CDS encoding carbohydrate-binding module family 1 protein (CAZy_ID 269953) has translation MVRQQATSLLALAFLSVASAQVSNDFESGWDQTAWPTYAPDCNQGGKVTLDSTTAHSGKNSIRVDGAGGYCGHIFFGTSQVPSGDLYVRVYLKAANALTSSHVTFITMPDPAQGTNKHLRIGGQSQILMYNRESDDATLPDLSPQGIASSTALPTGSWQCFEYHIGTDGTIETWLNGAAIAGLEAGPGINNPYADQWERSSIKPTPAGVYFGWESYGGDTNTFWYDDIVISSSRVGCSGSTGTSPPATTTTPGGSTPPPATSTTTSTAPPATSSTPSCTAAHWAQCGGIGYTGCTTCASPYTCTALNDYYSQCL, from the exons ATGGTCCGCCAACAGGCCACCTCCCTCCTGGCgctcgccttcctctccgTCGCGTCCGCCCAAGTCTCCAATGACTTTGAGAGCGGATGGGACCAGACGGCATGGCCCACCTACGCGCCTGACTGCAACCAGGGGGGCAAGGTGACGCTGGACAGCACGACTGCCCACAGCGGAAAGAACTCGATCCGGgtcgacggcgctggcgggtaCTGCGGCCACATCTTCTTCGGCACGTCCCAGGTGCCGTCCGGCGATCTCTACGTCAGGGTGTACCT CAAGGCGGCTAATGCGCTCACCTCCTCGCACGTCACCTTCATCACCATGCCCGACCCGGCCCAGGGCACCAACAAGCACCTGCGGATCGGCGGCCAGAGCCAGATCCTGATGTACAACCGCGAGTCCGACGACGCCACCCTTCCCGATCTCTCGCCGCAGGGCATCGCCAGCTCGACCGCCCTGCCTACGGGCAGCTGGCAGTGCTTCGAATACCACATCGGCACCGACGGCACCATCGAGACCTGGCTCAACGGtgccgccatcgccggcctGGAGGCCGGGCCGGGCATCAACAACCCCTACGCGGACCAGTGGGAGCGCAGCTCCATCAAGCCCACGCCCGCGGGCGTCTACTTCGGCTGGGAGTCGTACGGCGGCGACACCAACACGTTCTGGTACGACGACATCGTCATCAGCTCGTCCCGCGTCGGTTGCTCCGGCTCGACCGGCACGTCTCCGCCGGCGACCACAACGACCCCGGGCGGCTcgacaccgccgcccgcgactagcaccaccacctccactGCGCCCCCCGCGACCTCGAGCACGCCCAGCTGCACGGCCGCCCATTGGGCGCAGTGTGGCGGCATCGGC TACACCGGCTGCACGACGTGCGCCTCCCCGTATACCTGCACGGCCCTTAACGACTACTATTCGCAGTGCTTGTAA